A single region of the Nicotiana sylvestris chromosome 6, ASM39365v2, whole genome shotgun sequence genome encodes:
- the LOC104212774 gene encoding uncharacterized protein, with translation MTTSEETKLSMKLLIDTTARKVLFAEAEKDCVDFLFHILSLPVGTVTKLLKEKEMKCGCLPNLYASVENLNDKYIQSNQCKDILLEPKSSAGNITSVPFLLLNDVLTSQKTFYCCSNSSAHFTVSDDPSALCPTCRCAMSRNLTYVAPPDSNEAKAAATGGFVKDVMTYMVTDDLVVKPMSTISSIALLNKFSVRDIAVLQEEVVSFGMEEALELLKASFESKTVLTSVFMSRIKVEK, from the exons ATGACTACTTCTGAAGAAACTAAATTGAGCATGAAGCTTTTGATTGACACCACGGCTCGCAAAGTCCTATTTGCTGAAGCTGAAAAGGATTGTGTTGATTTCCTTTTTCATATTCTCTCATTGCCAGTGGGAACTGTCACTAAGCTTCTTAAGGAGAAAGAAATGAAATGTGGATGCTTGCCTAACCTCTATGCAAGCGTAGAAAATCTTAATGACAAATACATTCAATCGAACCAATGCAAGGATATCCTTTTAGAACCCAAATCTTCAGCTGGAAATATCACTTCAGTTCCTTTTCTATTGCTTAATGATGTTCTGACGTCACAGAAAACTTTCTATTGTTGTTCAAACAGTAGTGCCCACTTTACTGTTTCTGATGACCCTAGTGCTCTATGTCCAACTTGTCGATGTGCTATGTCAAGAAATTTGACGTATGTTGCTCCACCGGATTCGAACGAAGCTAAGGCAGCTGCTACAGGGGGGTTTGTGAAGGATGTTATGACATATATGGTGACAGATGACTTGGTGGTTAAGCCAATGTCCACCATTTCTAGCATTGCCCTCCTTAACAAGTTTAGTGTCAGGGATATTGCTGTGCTGCAGGAGGAAGTAGTAAGTTTTGGAATGGAAGAG GCACTGGAGTTGCTGAAAGCATCTTTCGAGTCAAAAACAGTTCTAACAAGTGTTTTCATGAGCCGCATAAAAGTGGAGAAATAG